The Notolabrus celidotus isolate fNotCel1 chromosome 6, fNotCel1.pri, whole genome shotgun sequence nucleotide sequence gctttgttggaggctttgatcactggcagcagcctcagcagagcctcctctgaagcagagtattCCTTCATGTCAAACACGTCCAGATCTTTCTCTGAGGACAGTAAgatgaagaccagagctgaccactgagcaggagacagtttCTCTGTGGAGAGACGTCCTGATCTCATGGACTGTTGGATCTCCTCCACTAGAGAACAatcattcagttcattcagacagtggaacaggttgatgcttctctctgcagacagatcctcactgatcttcttcttgatgtactggactgttttctgattggtctgtgagctacttcctgtctgtgtcagcagacctCTCAGGAGAGTCTGATTGGTCTGCAGTGAAAGACCCAAGAGGAAGCGTAGGAACAAGTCCAGGTGTCCGTTTGGACTCTGTAAGGCCTGGTCCACAGCACACTGGTAGAGACTCTTTGGTTCAGGTTTGCCTCTGAATGATCTTTGTTCTTCTTCCATCAGGTTGAGTCCAGACttggtgaaggtcagatggacatgaagagcagccagaaactcctgaacgctcaggtggatgaagcagaacacctggtcctggtacagtcctctctcctctctgaagatctgtgtgaacactcctgagtacactgaggcttccttgatcttgatcccacactctgtcaggtcggactcatagaagatcaggtttcctttctgcagctgatcaaaagccagttttcccagagactggatcatcttcctgctctctggactccagagtggatcagtctcagctcctccatcgtacttgatgctcttcagtttggactggaccaccaggaagtggatgtacatctcagtcagggtcctgggcagctctcctccctctctggtcttcagcacatcctccagaactgtagcagtgatccagcagaagaccgggatgtggcacatgatgtggaggcttcggGATGTCTTGATGTGAGAGATGATTCTACTGGCCTGCTTCCTCTTTCTGAATCTCTTCCTGAAGTACTTCTCCTTCTGAGGgtcagtgaaccctctgacctctgtcaccatgtcaacacactcaggagggatctgattggctgctgcaggtcgtGTGGTTATCAACAGAcgagcagaggggagcaggttccccctgatgaggtttgtcagcagcacatccactgaggtGGACTCTGTAACATCAGTCAGGACCTGATTATTgtggaagtccagaggaagtcgacactcatccagaccgtcaaagatgaacacaacctggaactcttcaaacctgcagagtcctgcttctctggtctgagtaaagaagtgatgaacaagttccaccaagctgaactttctctctctcagcacattcagctctctgaaagtgaaggggaatgtgaactggatgtcctggtggtctttgtcttcagcccagtccagagtgaacttctgtgttaagactgttttcccgatgccagccactccctttgtgagcactgctctgattggttgatctcttccaggtgagcctttaaagatgtcttcttgtctgatggtggtctctggtctgtgtggtgtcctggatgctgcttcaatctgtctgacctcatgttcatcattgacctctccagtccctccctctgtgatgtagagctctgtgtagatctgATTCAGAAGGGTTCGGTTTCCGGCTTTAgcgatcccctcaaacacacactggaacttctccttcaggtgagacttcagtttacgtctgcactctgcagcaacagttcctgaaagaacaaaagagaaatgtgatgaatgatctgaagctacaatcagtctgatgaatttacactttcagacatcaggatggatttaattttctatccatccatccatcttccctcgcttatccgggtccgggtcgctggggcagcagcctcagcagggaagcccagacactacTCTCcctggccacttccaccagctcctctgggaggaTACTGAGGCACTCCCagaccagctgagagacatagtctcgccagcgtgtcctgggccttcctggtggcctcctcccagtcggacatgcccgaaacacctccccagggaaacgcctgggaggcatcctgaccagatgcccgaaccacctgaTCTAGCTCCTCTCGatccagaggagcagcagctctactttgagcctctcccggatgtccgagctcctaaccctatctctaaggctgaacccagccaccctgcagagaaagctcattcctcctctctgaaatctcttcatcagctgtgaacagTTTCTCACAGCTCATAGATGTGATACAAACGTGTGCAtcatattaacagcagagtttgaaatgtaaacctctcccatgttgtctctatttcctctctccatcatgttaaatgtgttcaaatcctcttactgctctgcagacagtcagccagctcctcctgcttcattctcctcaggaagtgcagagtgatctccagaaaggcctctctactcctcctctgctcttcatcctcactctgactcgCTAAGCATTCTGGGTAGTCTGTACTCAGAACTCTCTGGATCTTCTTCATCTCGGTCtttacaaaactgatgatgttctcctggagcagctggaacAGAACAAAATGTCAACTTGAACTTGACTGAAGACCAGAGAGGCTGAAAGttgaacacattaaaacacagatgGATTTAGACGTAAAGACTAATGGACACCAATAGATATAAAATGTAGGTAATTATACAATTAAAGGAAAAGAGTTAGAACATGAGTTaaagcatgaaaaataacaaTCAGACATAAATAGTTAGGATAGCAACAACGGtaaaaatacaagtttaagaaaaacaaaagaacaaaaatacaaataaaaatcagtatttaaataataaatgatgaatagtaaaagaaatataaaataatagaacaatttgaaaatgaatattaaacGTTAAAATAATGAATTTATATGAAAATTACAAAACCCTACATATAATCCAGACTGATAGATCAGATTTTTAGTTCAGGTTTTACCCTttggaacagctaaaagagaagaGCTgaaggatctgagaggccttcctggttcataAAGTCAAAGCCTCTCAGAGATGCAAGGTCATGCAGTGCCATATCAAGTAATAAAATAACTCTACAATGAATACCAACActaacaggcagccagtgtaaagATGTTTAAATCGGTgtgatgtgtgctctccttcggCTCTTTGACAAAACTCATGCTACTGCATTTTGAATTGATTGCAGCTGATTGAATGTATTCTTTGGTAaaccagaaaggagagcattacAGTAGTCTGGCCTGTAACAGAAACCTGTGTTAttgtctctgtgttgctcagtgAGAGAAGTGTTcagcattaaaaagaaaaagtcaggTTTTGATTTATCAGACCACACATCAGTTTTTCTCTCAGCCTCAGTACATGAGAAACTGGCCCGGGCCCACAGACGTCACTGACATTTATGGATCACGtatttggttttctttttgcatggttgcagtgatttccactacagagtcatgtctgtttttaatgcagtgacttccactacatagtcatgtctgtgtttaatgcagtgatttccactacagagtcatgtctgtgtttaatgcagtgatttccactacagagtcatgtctgttttaatgcagtgatttccactacagagtcatgtctgtttttaatgcagtgacttccactacagagtcatgtctgtttttaatgcagtgacttccactacagagtcatgtctgtttttaatgcagtgatttccactacagagtcttgtctgtttttaatgcagtgacttccactacagagtcatgtctgttttaatgcagtgatttccactacagcgtcatgtctgtgtttaatgcagtgacttccactacagagtcatgtctgttttaatgcagtgacttccactacagagtcatgtctgttttaatgcagtgacttccactacagagtcatgtctgttttaatgcagtgatttccactacagagtcatgtctgtttttaatgcagtgatttccactacagagtcatgactgtttttaatgaagtgacttccactacagagtcatgtctgtttttgatgcagtgctgtctgagggcctgaagatcaggtccatccagtcttggttttggtccttgtccctcTTGTACAGAGGTTTCTCCAGACTCTCTGAATCTTTCAATGATGTTATGTACTGTAGACGATGATATCCACTAACTCTttgttactctgaggaacatcaTTCTCAAACTGTTGACCtatttgctcacacagtctctcacagagtggtgaacctcttcccatatttctttctgagagactcagcctctctggagagtcctttttaaacccagtcatgtgactaacctgaTGTAAAATAACCTCATTTAGTTCAGAGATGTTCCTTCAGGTGTGTTTTTGGCCTTTCACAACtattctgtgttttgttgtccctgtttaGAAACTTGACGATGGCATGAAATTTAAAATCAGCATATTttctaatgaaacattttttcagtttcaacatttgatatattttcTCTGCACTGTTGTCAAGTATATGTAGGGTTTCAATGATTTTCAGCAcattaaattctgtttttatcaacgtGTTTGTGAGAagtgtttgtacatttactcaccatcgatatggagtccagctgtgtttgatgctgctgggcagactgaccaatgggagcctctgatctctgaactctgtggaacaaatataatatcatgtagtgtatataatataatgacacacagtgttgaTGTGATAGATTCTATGTAGTGGATCCTGGTAGAAACCCTGCTGGATCCTCctacaaacacaggacacacatgaaGATACTACATGCTGAGTACAGTTCTTTCTGCCTCCAATCCTGTTTACTGTGTTGATCCTGATAGAAACACAACCAGTGACTAATGTTCaccttcacagagaaaacaccaaccacagTTACAAAGgtttcacacacaacaacaggaagttcaCTTTGAGAGGCTTACCTTTCATCAGCACTCAGCTCTACAGACTTGAAATTAATCCATCGACCCATAGAGAAgtcactctttaaggacacacagctgggtccaggtccaggagagtctggtTTCTGATGTTGGACTCtgacagaatcacaaacactgatgaacaaacatgaactctgaaaatcttccaggtttgagtgctgctgaaatttactacaaacttttataatgtttgattctgataaaaACGCTGTGATCGATTCTTACTTTGGACCATCAGACTGACGGCCATCTTTGAAGTTAAAAATTATATCCTTAGACCAATCACTCctaaaggacacacagctgggtccaggtccaggtccaggtccaggtccaggtccaggtccaggtccaggtggGTCTGGTCTGTGTCGCTGCTCTGGCCTTCAACACGCGcacgcgcacgcgcacacacacacacacacacacacacacacacacacacacacacacacacacacacacacacacacacacacacacacacacacacacagtgatgtgaGTGCTGAGCTCTGACATGGAGCAGAGTCATGGACAGGTAGAGATCCTCATCTCACCTCTGAGCTTCATGTTCCCCACACAGAGTGCTTTTAGAGGGAGGGGCTCCCTCCTCTCCGTCCTCACACTGATTCATAGCAGAGCCTccaccttcacacaaacacaacaacatgttcaTCATTACAACAAGCTTTACACCACAGGTCACACATTAGTTCTCCTTCCTCTCAGGAACTTGACACAACAATTCAGGACTGACAGAAACCTTGTTGGAGCCACAAACAGGATCTGATGATCCCAAACACAGCCCCCACACTCTCCCTGAAACAcactgggtctcattcatgaaacgtgagcagcacgaatttgtgtgtaaaccGTGTGCAGCGGAAATTTCCGCGGATTTCCGCAATCATCAATCTATTAGTAGCTCTGATCTGTGAGTTACTTCTCACAAAATCTACACCTGCTCCCGACTGTGTGTAGCActtgtgtaaatgtaggaatacacataaataattCTTGTCACTGTCGGAAATGACAATTTGAATACgtactgctctctgttatgtACACAATACACAGATGCCTTTGAGACACAtaatttaaacatgacaaaatattttttttttaaatatatatataacatatttttacaacaaataagttGGCAGTTAAAGCTTTGAGAtctagattaggtttatttagaTTGTGAACTACTtgttaaaaaccacacagactaaCTGGAGCCTAATCTGACGAGGCCAACTAAAAGAAGCCACGCCATACCTGCACATTTACAGGTGCTCTCCGTGATGGGATTCTGAGCCACAGGGACCTTCCAGAGGGAGATGGCAGATAGATCTGGAATATCCCAGCCATCAATGAGCCGCATTTTACCGGCAGTACTTGCCGGCATTATTGAATTAAGACCGGAGTACATTCAAATCCCCTATGGagcacaacggcaaatcaaggTAAAGGGGGGTTTAGCGCACTGGCCAACATGTCAAATGTCATCggtgccatagactgcacacatATACGCATCAAGGCTCCATCTGAGGATGCATTTGCATGTATAAACCGGGAAAACTTTCATTCTGTGAATGTGCAGCTGAtatgtgatgcaaactgtgtgttgctCAACGCTGTGGCTCGGTGGCCCGGTGGGACGCTTGACAGCTTACTGCGTGTTTGGagaatggagctgtgagagacgG carries:
- the LOC117814149 gene encoding protein NLRC3-like: MNQCEDGEEGAPPSKSTLCGEHEAQRPEQRHRPDPPGPGPGPGPGPGPGPGPSCVSFRSDWSKDIIFNFKDGRQSDGPKVQHQKPDSPGPGPSCVSLKSDFSMGRWINFKSVELSADERVQRSEAPIGQSAQQHQTQLDSISMLLQENIISFVKTEMKKIQRVLSTDYPECLASQSEDEEQRRSREAFLEITLHFLRRMKQEELADCLQSRTVAAECRRKLKSHLKEKFQCVFEGIAKAGNRTLLNQIYTELYITEGGTGEVNDEHEVRQIEAASRTPHRPETTIRQEDIFKGSPGRDQPIRAVLTKGVAGIGKTVLTQKFTLDWAEDKDHQDIQFTFPFTFRELNVLRERKFSLVELVHHFFTQTREAGLCRFEEFQVVFIFDGLDECRLPLDFHNNQVLTDVTESTSVDVLLTNLIRGNLLPSARLLITTRPAAANQIPPECVDMVTEVRGFTDPQKEKYFRKRFRKRKQASRIISHIKTSRSLHIMCHIPVFCWITATVLEDVLKTREGGELPRTLTEMYIHFLVVQSKLKSIKYDGGAETDPLWSPESRKMIQSLGKLAFDQLQKGNLIFYESDLTECGIKIKEASVYSGVFTQIFREERGLYQDQVFCFIHLSVQEFLAALHVHLTFTKSGLNLMEEEQRSFRGKPEPKSLYQCAVDQALQSPNGHLDLFLRFLLGLSLQTNQTLLRGLLTQTGSSSQTNQKTVQYIKKKISEDLSAERSINLFHCLNELNDCSLVEEIQQSMRSGRLSTEKLSPAQWSALVFILLSSEKDLDVFDMKEYSASEEALLRLLPVIKASNKAVLSGCNLSERSCEALSSVLSSQSSSLRDLDLSNNDLQDSGVDLLSAGLKSPHCKLETLSLSGCLITKTGCASLASALSSNPSHLRELDLSYNHPGDSGVQLLEDPLCRLDTLRVDHGGEQRLKPGLKKYVCELTLDSNTVHRGLRLSEDNREVTHVGEDQSYPDHPDRFDSYRQLLCRDGLTGRCYWEVEWRGGVYISVSYRVIRRKGNSPDCLFGSNDQSWSLFCSDEHYSVRHKKRRTVLPLSSSSISHRVAVYVDCPAGTLSFYRVSSDSLIHLHTFSTSFTEPLYPGFWLSSGSSVCVCSV